From a single Theropithecus gelada isolate Dixy unplaced genomic scaffold, Tgel_1.0 HiC_scaffold_15884, whole genome shotgun sequence genomic region:
- the LOC112617175 gene encoding voltage-dependent calcium channel gamma-like subunit, with translation MTAIGVQARRPLGQRQPRRSFFESFIRTLIITCVALTVVLSSVSICDGHWLLAEDRVFGLWHFCITTNLSAPMCFRDLGQAHVPGLAVGMGLVRSVGALAVVTTIFGLELLMVSQVCEDKHSRRKWVLGSILLLVSFVLSSGGLLGFVILLRNQVTLIGFTLMFWCEFTASFLFFLNAISGLHINSITHPWERPWKF, from the coding sequence GCCCGGAGGCCTTTGGGCCAAAGGCAGCCCCGCCGGTCCTTCTTTGAATCCTTCATCCGGACCCTCATCATCACGTGTGTGGCCCTGACTGTGGTCCTGTCCTCGGTCTCCATTTGTGACGGGCACTGGCTTCTGGCTGAGGACCGCGTCTTCGGGCTCTGGCACTTCTGCATCACCACCAACCTGAGTGCACCCATGTGCTTCAGAGACCTGGGCCAGGCCCACGTGCCCGGGTTGGCTGTGGGCATGGGCCTGGTGCGCAGCGTGGGCGCCTTGGCCGTGGTGACCACCATTTTTGGCCTGGAGCTCCTCATGGTGTCCCAGGTGTGCGAGGACAAACACTCACGGCGCAAGTGGGTCCTGGGTTCCATCCTCCTCCTGGTCTCTTTCGTCCTCTCCTCCGGGGGACTCCTGGGTTTTGTGATCCTCCTCAGGAACCAAGTCACACTCATCGGCTTCACCCTGATGTTTTGGTGCGAATTcactgcctccttcctcttcttcctgaacGCCATCAGCGGCCTTCACATCAACAGCATCACCCATCCCTGGGAACGACCATGGAAATTTTAG